The DNA sequence CTCTGCATTTCTTTCAAAAAAACTTGCTAATCCACAAAAAGTATGATAAATTAATAGGAGTCTTAGATAAGAATGTGAAGTAAGGAGGTTTTTACTAATGGCTCGTGTTTGTACAGTAACTGGACGTCGTACTAAAACTGGAAACGCTCGTTCACACGCAATGAACGCTTCAAAACGTACTTGGAAGTCTAACGTTCAAAAAGTTAAAATCTTAGTTAACGGTAAACCTAAAAAAGTATACGTTTCTGCTCGCGCATTAAAATCAGGAAAAGTAGAACGCGTTTATTAATAACATAAAAAAGGTTATCTCTTCGGAGGTAACTTTTTTTATGTTATTAAATAATTTTTCATATCAATCTTTATTGACTCAAACATCAAACTTATACAAATGGCCGGCCACTTCATTAGGTGCAAAAACATACAACTTTAATTTGTTAAGCCTTTATCATTGCACAGCTTCTGCAATGAGATACCGGAATTACCAGCGAAAGATAGAGATAGCAAGCAAATATTTTCTCTTGTTGAGAAAGTAAACAATTAAACAAATTATTTACATTTTTACAACTTCTACTTCTTCTTAGTCCACATTTTGATTTTTTTCATGGGCCTATTCGTATATAGCTTTTGATGCATAACGATGAAGTTCCTCATTATCTTCTCATTTTAAGGATGATTACTTCATCTCTCTCTTCTCTCTTTAGTCAATCCAAATTCGAATTTTAGCATCTTTCGTATCAATCGTCATTAGATCTCCCATTACCTCTGAATCAATCAGTGCTAAAATTTCTTCAATATCTAGATTAACATTTTCACCGACTTTAGCATTTAATTGCTTTTGAACAATTCCCATTTTTAGAACGGCTTTAGCTAAATTTAATGGAAAATTAATTTGAACTGTTTCTTTTTCTCCCTCTTCCGTCGATAATATGTCTAATCTTAAGAATCGTCCTATCGGGTGTGAATTTACTCGGGCCACTTTTTGTTCAGATTTTTGCATAGCTTGAATCAGTTTCTGACCTTCCTCCGATGTAATGACACCACTTTCTATCATTTTTAATACTCGTATTAATTCTTCACTCATTTTAATCATCCTTTCTAGCTAAAATCATTAATCAATCCAGATTCGTACATTTACTGAATTACGATCAATAGTTATTAAATCACCAATGGAATCTAGATTAAGCAAATCTATCATCTCATCTAAATCCGGTTCAATTCCAGTTCTAGTCTGCGCCTTAATTTGTTTTTGAATAAATCCCATTTTTAAAACAGACCTTGCAAGATTAAGAGGAATATTGATTTCAATGACTTCTTCTTCTTTGTCATGGCTGTCTACATTAATGTGTAAAAAACGTCCCGTCATCCCCTGATTCACCTCATTAACTTTTCGATGTGCTGTATCAATCACCTTGATCAACGCTTGACCATCTTCTGACGTAATAACACCACTTTCTATCATTTTTAAAATCTTTCCTAACTCATCACCCATATAAACTCCCCCTCTTTATCGTTTTAAGCACTCAGTTGCCTCCTCAACAGTGATATCCCCTCGTTCAAGCTGAGATAAACTATCTTGTTTATCGATTGTTTCTTGTCCTGTTGTAAACCCTAATCCTTGAATTGTTTGATCAAGCATTCGTCTAACGGTTGGATAAGAGATTCCAAGTTCACGTTCAACCTCCTTAATATTCCCACGATTTTTAATAAAGACTATGGCAAAATTTAATAGTTCCTTATCTAAATAACAAAATTCATTTAATGTGTATTGACCATTAATTTGTGTTTTACATCCTTGGCACGTCAATTGTGTAACTAAAAGTCGTTTATAGCAAATAGGACAATGTCCCAACACTTCGTACTGTTTCACCTAAACCCTCCTTACTTTGTCATAATTTTAATAACCGTATTTTTAGACTTCACATTAATAAACTCAAGTGGTGGATACTCCTTCATAATCTTCAGCACTTCTTCTAAGTTTACTAAAATAGTCTGTATCTCTTCTTTACTAAACTTTCCATTAATAGCCTCTTGATCAAACTTAATAAAAGGAGCACATAATCTAAAAAAACTTTTAATCAATCCAAATGAAACTGCCGGCAAATATATTCTCTTCCCATCATCGACAATAAATAATTTAATCTTCTTAGCACGATGCTTTTGTCGCCGTTTTGATTCTTTTTCAATCTCTTTAATTGCTTGCTGAACTGTCAGACGTCCGTCTTCGATTTTCTCTAAAACATAAAGATATGACACTTTAAGCTTCTCTCCTTTCAATTCCTACGTCTCTACATTACCATTATACTCCACGAATCTAAAAATCCAACTCCATAATTAATAATATTAATATATAAATTAATATTATTTAAAAAAACAATATATTTTTTGAAAAATAATTAGCTTTAAATAACTGTTACTGTTTTATATCATTCAATCGTTATTCTAATTCAATGAGCACAAAATAATTTTCAAGCTAATTTAATATGATATCCCCCGTCCTTAAAACAAAGACAATAATAAAAAATAGTTGCCGAATAAATCGACAACTATTTTTAATGTTTTTTAAAGATGTTCATAATACCTACAACAATTGCACTGATCCATTTTGGTAATTTAATCGTATAAAATCTCATCTTATCCGCTCCCCTATTCAAGGATATTAATTACTGTACACTATATGTCCTCATGGAAAAAGATATGACTACAACTTAATCACGACTAAATATCATTAATAAATAACCACTATCAAACGAGACAAAAAAGCTAGATTCAGTTGTCTCATTACTAATGCAACGAATATCATCCTGTGTTAACTCATAATTCGTTAATGGATATTTTAAACGATTTAACGTTAGATTAGTTACCGTTGACTCTAAGGCAAAAAATGAAATATAGGGCAAGCCTGGATGATTGATTTCATGCTGACCTGAGGCTAACACCATTAAGTGATTTCTTTCATCCACTAATGTAATCGGTAAGCCTTTTTTAGCAAACTGAAGTAATAAGCGAATATTAGCTAAGCTATGATCGATTCGTCCACCTAATGATCCATAAATCCGAACATCAGTTGCTTCTTTCGTCATCGCTACATTCAAAGCCACTTCAGTATCCGTTTCATCTTTTTCACTTGGTAATTGAACAAGTTCCAACGCAGAATCTTTAATTTTAGCAAACTCAGATTCCGTCACTGAATCAAAATCTCCAATAGCGATATCCGGACAAATTCCATGCTCTACTAAAGTTAAAGCTCCTCGATCGACTCCAATCACGAAGCTCGCTTTAATATGTTCTAAATCTAACCACGCATTTGGTGCTCCGCTAATAATCGCAATTTTCATTCAAATTACCCCTTAATTTTTTGAATGGCTAATTGACGGTCTACTGCATTAAACACAGCTGATCCAGCAACTACCACATCTGCCCCAGCTTCTTCACATAAGCGGGCTGTTTCCTCGTTAACTCCACCATCAACTTCAATCACATAAGATAAGTTTTGTTCTTGACGCCACTGATTTAATGTCGCAATTTTATTTAATGAATCCGGAATAAAGGTTTGACCTCCGAATCCTGGATTAACTGACATAATTAAAATCCAATCTACCTCTTGTAAAACATGTTTAATCATTTCAAGTGGTGTATGCGGATTTAAAACGACTCCACACTGCATCTCATATTGCTTAATTAATTGTAACGTACGATGTAAATGACGGCATGCCTCTACATGAACTGTAATAATATCTGCTCCCGCCTCTTTAAAATCTTTAATATATTGATCCGGATTTTCAATCATTAAATGAACATCAAATGGCAACTCTGTATGAGGACGTAAACATTTCACAATCCCTGGACCTAATGTAATATTAGGGACGAAATGACCATCCATCACATCAATATGAATATAATCCGCTCCTAGTGAATCAACACATTTTACTTCTTCTGCTAATTTTGAGAAATCAGCAGCTAAAATTGATGGTGCAATTTTCAACATCTTTCCTACTCCTTCATGTCTTAATACTTCGGTTTACGAGTTTTAATTTCTGTTAAGAACTGTAAGTAGTTCTCATATCGGGTTGGGATGATTTCTCCTGCCTCCACAGCCGATTTGACAGCACAACGAGGTTCATTTTCATGCAAGCAACCTCTGAACTTACACTGCTCTGAACGCTCATAGAATTCGATAAAGCATTGTGATAAATCGATAGGTTCTAATTGATCTAAATCTAAAGAACTAAATCCTGGTGTATCTGCGATTAAGCCTTCGCTTAACTTATGTAATTCAACATGTCGAGTTGTATGTTTTCCGCGTCCTAGTGCTTTTGAAATTTCATTAACCTGAATATCTAATGTATGATCGATTGAGTTAAGTAATGACGATTTTCCTACTCCTGATTGACCGCAAATCACAACAATACGATCTTTAATTAAATCACTAATCGATTCTAATCCAAATTGTCGTTTAGATGAGGTCTCAATGACTTCATAACCAATTTCACGGTAATAATTAATCGTTGGTTCAATTGATTGTTTCTCTTCTTCACTCAATAAATCCATCTTCGTTAGCACAATAACAGGTTCAATGCGATTCATTTCAATAACAGCTAAAAAACGATCTAACAACTTCGGACTGAAGTCGGGTTCTTTCACTGAAAAAACAACTAATGCTAAATCTACATTAGCAATAGGTGGGCGCACTAATTCATTTTTTCGAGGGCCGATTTCCATCACATAACCATTTCCATCAGATTCAACTAAAAACTCAACTTCATCTCCTACTAACGGAGTAATTTTCTGTTTACGAAATAATCCTCGACTTCGACATTGAATCATTTCTTTACTTTCTAAATCTTCAACGTAATAAAACCCACTTAAGGCTTTTAAAATAATTCCCTTTTTCAAATTATCACCTACTAAATGATCAGGTTCACTCATCATTTTCTTTATTGTCTATTATTCTTGT is a window from the Turicibacter bilis genome containing:
- the rpmB gene encoding 50S ribosomal protein L28, whose translation is MARVCTVTGRRTKTGNARSHAMNASKRTWKSNVQKVKILVNGKPKKVYVSARALKSGKVERVY
- a CDS encoding SHOCT-like domain-containing protein → MSEELIRVLKMIESGVITSEEGQKLIQAMQKSEQKVARVNSHPIGRFLRLDILSTEEGEKETVQINFPLNLAKAVLKMGIVQKQLNAKVGENVNLDIEEILALIDSEVMGDLMTIDTKDAKIRIWID
- a CDS encoding DUF2089 domain-containing protein: MKQYEVLGHCPICYKRLLVTQLTCQGCKTQINGQYTLNEFCYLDKELLNFAIVFIKNRGNIKEVERELGISYPTVRRMLDQTIQGLGFTTGQETIDKQDSLSQLERGDITVEEATECLKR
- the spoVM gene encoding stage V sporulation protein SpoVM, which produces MRFYTIKLPKWISAIVVGIMNIFKKH
- a CDS encoding thiamine diphosphokinase, with the translated sequence MKIAIISGAPNAWLDLEHIKASFVIGVDRGALTLVEHGICPDIAIGDFDSVTESEFAKIKDSALELVQLPSEKDETDTEVALNVAMTKEATDVRIYGSLGGRIDHSLANIRLLLQFAKKGLPITLVDERNHLMVLASGQHEINHPGLPYISFFALESTVTNLTLNRLKYPLTNYELTQDDIRCISNETTESSFFVSFDSGYLLMIFSRD
- the rpe gene encoding ribulose-phosphate 3-epimerase is translated as MLKIAPSILAADFSKLAEEVKCVDSLGADYIHIDVMDGHFVPNITLGPGIVKCLRPHTELPFDVHLMIENPDQYIKDFKEAGADIITVHVEACRHLHRTLQLIKQYEMQCGVVLNPHTPLEMIKHVLQEVDWILIMSVNPGFGGQTFIPDSLNKIATLNQWRQEQNLSYVIEVDGGVNEETARLCEEAGADVVVAGSAVFNAVDRQLAIQKIKG
- the rsgA gene encoding ribosome small subunit-dependent GTPase A, whose translation is MKKGIILKALSGFYYVEDLESKEMIQCRSRGLFRKQKITPLVGDEVEFLVESDGNGYVMEIGPRKNELVRPPIANVDLALVVFSVKEPDFSPKLLDRFLAVIEMNRIEPVIVLTKMDLLSEEEKQSIEPTINYYREIGYEVIETSSKRQFGLESISDLIKDRIVVICGQSGVGKSSLLNSIDHTLDIQVNEISKALGRGKHTTRHVELHKLSEGLIADTPGFSSLDLDQLEPIDLSQCFIEFYERSEQCKFRGCLHENEPRCAVKSAVEAGEIIPTRYENYLQFLTEIKTRKPKY